In the Peptoclostridium acidaminophilum DSM 3953 genome, one interval contains:
- a CDS encoding peptide chain release factor 3: protein MPEKNFTFIEEVRRRRTFAIISHPDAGKTTLTEKFLLYGGAIRAAGSVKSRRSQKHAVSDWMEIEKQRGISVTSSVLQFEYDDFCINILDTPGHQDFSEDTYRTLMAADSAVMVIDCSKGVEAQTKKLFHVCKMRGIPIFTFINKMDREGMNPFELIEDIENALGIRSCPMNWPIGSGKNFRGVFNRHKNQIELFNDGNHGQSIAKSTTGDMFDGKFKDLLGDALYDQLLSDIELLDIAGDEYDLDEILSGNLTPVFFGSALTNFGVEPFLESFLEITRPPQPRSSNLGYIDPESSNFSGFIFKIQANMNPAHRDRIAFLRICSGKFEKGMSVNHVQKNKSIKLAQPQQFVAQDRVIVDTAYPGDIIGIHDPGIFNIGDTLCQDNSQLKYTGIPQFAPEHFATVSTPNSLKRKQFVKGIMQLSEEGAIQVYRRPHAGMEEVIVGVVGVLQFEVLEYRLKNEYNVDINMHMLPYRYIRWIEMDKFDPANFTLAMDTMLAETKQGDPVVLFQNEWSIRNVLERNKGLVLGETSRLE from the coding sequence ATGCCAGAGAAAAATTTCACTTTCATAGAAGAGGTTCGCAGAAGAAGGACTTTTGCGATCATATCTCACCCTGATGCAGGTAAAACTACGCTTACCGAAAAATTTCTGCTTTACGGAGGCGCTATACGCGCTGCCGGTTCTGTAAAGTCGAGGCGTTCACAAAAGCATGCCGTATCCGACTGGATGGAGATTGAAAAGCAAAGGGGAATCTCGGTAACCTCGAGCGTTCTCCAGTTCGAGTATGATGATTTTTGCATAAACATACTCGACACCCCCGGTCACCAGGATTTCAGCGAGGACACATACAGAACGCTAATGGCGGCAGACAGCGCCGTCATGGTAATCGACTGCTCAAAGGGAGTCGAGGCACAAACCAAAAAGCTCTTCCACGTCTGCAAGATGAGGGGAATACCGATATTCACATTCATAAACAAGATGGACCGAGAAGGGATGAATCCTTTCGAGCTTATTGAAGACATAGAAAACGCACTTGGAATACGTTCATGTCCTATGAACTGGCCTATAGGCTCAGGCAAAAACTTCAGAGGTGTTTTCAACCGTCATAAAAATCAAATAGAGCTCTTCAACGACGGCAACCATGGGCAGTCAATCGCCAAATCTACAACCGGAGATATGTTCGACGGAAAATTCAAGGACCTGCTGGGCGATGCACTTTACGACCAGCTGCTAAGCGACATAGAGCTGCTTGACATTGCAGGGGATGAGTATGACCTGGATGAGATATTGAGCGGCAATCTGACTCCGGTATTCTTTGGAAGCGCCCTTACAAACTTTGGCGTTGAGCCGTTTCTCGAGTCGTTCCTTGAGATAACAAGACCGCCTCAGCCACGCAGCAGCAACCTTGGATATATCGACCCCGAATCCTCTAATTTTTCGGGCTTCATATTCAAGATTCAGGCCAACATGAACCCTGCGCACAGGGACCGCATTGCCTTCCTCAGGATATGCTCAGGCAAATTCGAAAAGGGCATGTCGGTAAACCATGTACAGAAAAACAAGAGCATAAAGCTTGCCCAGCCACAGCAGTTCGTGGCCCAGGACAGGGTCATTGTAGACACGGCCTACCCCGGCGACATAATAGGAATACACGACCCAGGCATATTCAACATAGGCGACACGCTTTGCCAGGACAACTCGCAGCTTAAATACACAGGTATTCCGCAGTTTGCTCCGGAGCATTTTGCAACCGTATCAACGCCAAATTCCCTAAAACGCAAGCAGTTCGTCAAGGGAATAATGCAGCTTTCCGAAGAAGGCGCAATACAAGTATACAGGCGTCCCCATGCAGGCATGGAAGAAGTGATTGTGGGAGTTGTGGGCGTGCTTCAATTCGAGGTGCTTGAATACCGCCTCAAGAACGAATACAACGTCGACATCAACATGCACATGCTCCCATACCGCTATATACGCTGGATTGAAATGGACAAATTCGACCCTGCCAACTTCACGCTGGCTATGGACACTATGCTGGCCGAAACTAAGCAAGGCGACCCGGTAGTTCTCTTCCAGAACGAATGGTCAATAAGAAACGTGCTTGAAAGAAACAAGGGACTTGTCTTGGGAGAAACCTCCCGTTTAGAGTAA
- a CDS encoding RNA-guided endonuclease InsQ/TnpB family protein — protein sequence MIRCHKTNFYATKTDTDRLFACNRLSAEIWNACLLSAKDYSLANEGKWIGKSQLQAEMKGRFLLHSQSVQAVCHKYLFARDSARAARLKGYKAKYPYKTKKNYNTKWVDKAFKVFLNGKIELSMGTFDGKRQKPITIWCKDVPKGDIKEIELVYDRGLMVSMSYDDYAAEAKASGTSRVAVDLGEIHSIAAFCENGESLIVTGRKLRSIHRLRNKKLAELQRLMSRCKKGSRQWRRYNKAKQYILSKSEKQLKDALHKSSRKFADWCLANAVGEVAVGKVEGVQRNAKGKLRKKESQKLSNWAFDRLQKYMEYKLKALGVAMSKIDESYTTQTCPVCGKRKKTSGRIYKCKCSYSCHRDIHGARNILSKHINSGWITYVADIENTTYLRIA from the coding sequence ATGATTAGATGCCACAAGACCAATTTTTATGCCACAAAAACCGACACCGACAGATTATTTGCGTGCAACAGGCTTTCGGCTGAAATCTGGAACGCCTGCCTTTTGTCTGCGAAGGACTACTCCCTTGCAAACGAGGGAAAGTGGATAGGCAAGTCTCAGCTTCAAGCCGAAATGAAGGGCAGATTCTTGCTTCATAGTCAGTCGGTGCAAGCCGTTTGCCACAAGTACCTATTCGCCAGGGATTCAGCCAGAGCCGCTAGGCTCAAGGGCTACAAGGCCAAGTATCCCTACAAGACCAAGAAAAACTACAACACCAAATGGGTTGACAAGGCTTTCAAGGTTTTCCTAAACGGTAAAATAGAGCTTTCCATGGGCACATTCGATGGCAAAAGGCAAAAGCCCATAACCATCTGGTGCAAGGATGTTCCCAAGGGGGACATCAAGGAAATCGAGCTTGTCTACGACAGAGGGCTCATGGTTTCCATGAGCTATGACGACTACGCCGCTGAAGCCAAAGCTTCAGGAACAAGCAGGGTTGCCGTTGACCTTGGCGAGATTCACTCCATCGCCGCATTCTGCGAAAACGGCGAGAGCCTAATCGTAACAGGCAGAAAGCTTCGAAGTATACACAGGCTCAGAAACAAGAAACTCGCAGAGCTTCAAAGGCTCATGAGCAGGTGCAAGAAGGGTTCGCGCCAGTGGAGACGCTATAACAAGGCTAAGCAGTACATCTTGTCCAAGTCCGAAAAACAGCTAAAGGACGCATTGCACAAGTCCAGCAGGAAGTTTGCCGATTGGTGCTTAGCCAATGCTGTGGGAGAAGTCGCCGTGGGCAAAGTCGAAGGCGTCCAGCGTAATGCAAAGGGCAAGCTCAGGAAAAAAGAATCCCAAAAGCTCTCAAACTGGGCGTTCGACAGACTCCAAAAATACATGGAGTACAAGCTCAAAGCCTTAGGCGTAGCCATGTCCAAGATTGACGAGAGCTACACAACACAGACATGTCCTGTCTGCGGCAAGAGGAAGAAGACCTCTGGCAGAATCTACAAGTGCAAATGCAGCTACAGCTGCCACCGTGACATACACGGGGCAAGGAACATCCTCTCCAAGCACATTAACAGCGGGTGGATAACGTATGTAGCCGACATTGAGAACACAACGTATCTACGGATAGCATAG
- a CDS encoding DEAD/DEAH box helicase: MTTINFKDYNIGGELLKAIELLNFKSPTKVQQEVIPAALEGRDITVKSQTGSGKTAAFAIPICQMVEWEENKPQALVITPTRELAIQVQDDFFNIGRFKRLKVASIYGKSPYRRQERELRQKTHVVVGTPGRIIDHIERGTLDTSCIKYLVLDEADEMLSMGFIEQIEAVIGSLPKERMTMLFSATMPADIHSLCSRYMEDPISIEIESKGLTADKIEQERYSVNEADKLELLRDLTIVENPDSCIIFCNTKQKVDEVHRGLSRLDYPCDKIHGGMEQEDRLSVMDDFKQGGFRYLVATDVAARGIDIDNITHVINYDIPQDKEGYVHRIGRTGRASSSGKAMTFVTRYEDKFLNEIHSYIGREIALKERPENAAVDSSRHEFEKKASASPEIKETKGAQLSKEIMKLHVNAGKKTKMRPVDIVGTLCNIEGMSAADIGIISILDVSTFVEILNNKGEMVLEKLQKTPIKGRLRNVSRACR; the protein is encoded by the coding sequence ATGACAACAATCAATTTTAAGGATTACAATATAGGCGGCGAACTGCTAAAAGCAATAGAGCTGCTTAATTTCAAGAGCCCTACTAAGGTTCAGCAAGAGGTTATACCAGCCGCACTGGAGGGACGTGACATAACGGTCAAGTCACAGACTGGCAGCGGGAAGACGGCCGCATTCGCCATTCCAATATGCCAAATGGTGGAGTGGGAGGAGAACAAGCCGCAGGCGCTTGTGATTACTCCTACAAGGGAGCTTGCAATACAGGTACAGGATGATTTCTTCAACATAGGCAGATTCAAAAGGCTCAAGGTGGCATCAATATACGGAAAGTCTCCATACAGAAGGCAGGAGCGGGAACTAAGGCAAAAAACACACGTGGTTGTAGGGACGCCGGGCCGAATTATTGACCATATAGAAAGAGGAACGCTCGACACATCATGCATCAAATATCTCGTGCTTGACGAAGCGGATGAGATGCTGAGCATGGGCTTCATAGAGCAGATAGAAGCTGTAATAGGCAGTCTGCCTAAAGAGAGGATGACAATGCTTTTCTCGGCAACTATGCCTGCGGACATACACTCGCTCTGCAGCAGATACATGGAAGATCCAATCAGCATTGAGATAGAATCCAAAGGCCTTACGGCCGACAAGATAGAGCAGGAACGATACAGCGTGAACGAAGCTGACAAACTCGAACTGCTAAGAGACCTTACTATAGTTGAAAATCCGGACAGCTGCATTATATTTTGCAATACAAAGCAGAAGGTGGACGAGGTACATCGAGGGCTTTCAAGGCTTGATTATCCTTGCGATAAGATACACGGCGGAATGGAGCAGGAGGACAGGCTCAGTGTAATGGATGATTTCAAGCAGGGCGGCTTCAGATATCTCGTTGCCACAGATGTCGCAGCCAGAGGTATAGACATCGACAACATTACGCATGTAATCAACTACGACATACCTCAGGACAAGGAAGGCTATGTCCACAGGATAGGAAGAACGGGCAGGGCGAGCAGCTCCGGAAAGGCAATGACTTTCGTGACCCGCTACGAAGACAAGTTTTTAAATGAAATCCACAGCTATATAGGCAGAGAGATAGCTTTGAAGGAGAGGCCAGAGAATGCAGCCGTGGACAGCTCCAGGCATGAGTTTGAAAAGAAAGCAAGCGCGAGCCCTGAAATAAAGGAGACGAAAGGCGCGCAGCTGAGCAAAGAAATTATGAAGCTTCATGTAAATGCAGGCAAGAAAACGAAGATGAGGCCTGTAGACATTGTAGGCACGCTTTGCAACATAGAAGGCATGAGCGCGGCGGACATAGGTATAATAAGCATACTTGACGTCTCTACTTTTGTGGAGATACTAAACAACAAGGGCGAAATGGTGCTTGAAAAGCTCCAGAAGACACCTATAAAGGGCAGGCTGCGCAACGTTAGTAGAGCTTGTAGATAG
- a CDS encoding 4Fe-4S binding protein, with translation MKKIQKLRFTVQGICLILTVTSFFINFKIAMIAIAALTVFSGAFYCGWICPYGFMQDLFSKFGSLLGIKKRKMPSSLQIILVFSRYVLLAIVLLIGSDFVFSLMTFDPRANFSNMLVGNIAGFAAISVMAFFLIVSLLFERPFCNYLCSEGARYGLMGSLRIFTIKRDQSLCVNCQKCDKACPMNIRVSKATNLRSPQCINCFQCISACPVKGALSFGKMNTDKNEKRKYMAIALSALVLFGSFAAYKFFGGKEDVSEEVTAPSSSESSSAQGSGDTFSDAQGIADGTYTGEGYGFKGSTVAQVTVKDQMITSIEVTQTRDDKPWFDRANSEIPERIIQSQSTDIDVVSGATYSSIGIKDAVKNALENARQ, from the coding sequence TTGAAAAAAATTCAAAAATTACGTTTTACAGTCCAGGGCATATGCCTTATTCTGACTGTCACCTCATTCTTCATAAACTTCAAAATCGCCATGATTGCCATTGCAGCTCTAACAGTGTTTTCCGGAGCCTTTTACTGCGGCTGGATATGTCCGTATGGCTTCATGCAGGATCTTTTCAGCAAGTTCGGAAGCCTTTTGGGAATTAAGAAGAGAAAAATGCCATCATCACTTCAAATCATTCTTGTTTTTAGCAGATATGTTCTGCTTGCCATTGTACTCTTAATTGGTTCCGACTTTGTATTTAGCTTGATGACTTTTGACCCACGTGCTAATTTCTCGAATATGCTAGTTGGAAACATTGCCGGATTTGCAGCAATATCAGTCATGGCGTTTTTTCTAATAGTTTCACTGCTTTTCGAAAGGCCTTTTTGCAACTACCTTTGTTCTGAAGGTGCCAGATATGGCCTGATGGGGAGCCTTAGAATATTCACTATAAAAAGGGACCAGTCCTTATGTGTGAATTGCCAAAAGTGCGATAAGGCATGTCCAATGAACATAAGAGTTTCAAAAGCAACAAATCTGCGATCACCCCAGTGCATAAACTGCTTCCAGTGCATTTCAGCCTGTCCTGTCAAAGGGGCTCTATCATTTGGAAAGATGAACACCGATAAAAATGAAAAGAGAAAATATATGGCAATTGCATTGTCAGCACTTGTGCTGTTTGGGTCTTTTGCCGCTTACAAGTTTTTCGGCGGGAAAGAAGATGTCTCAGAGGAAGTCACTGCTCCAAGTTCAAGCGAGTCCAGTTCAGCTCAAGGCAGCGGCGACACTTTTTCCGATGCGCAGGGAATCGCTGACGGCACCTATACTGGAGAAGGGTACGGCTTCAAAGGCAGCACTGTGGCTCAAGTGACAGTAAAAGATCAGATGATCACATCTATTGAAGTTACACAGACCCGTGATGATAAACCGTGGTTTGACAGAGCCAATTCAGAAATACCTGAGAGGATAATACAGTCCCAGAGCACTGATATAGACGTTGTGAGTGGAGCTACCTATTCTTCAATTGGAATTAAAGATGCCGTGAAAAATGCTCTTGAAAATGCAAGACAGTAG
- a CDS encoding U32 family peptidase, which translates to MTELLAPAGSMEALKAAISNGCDAIYLGTQKFGARAYSSNFDLESLKEAVTYAHLRNVKIYVTMNTIVFENEVEEMKEQVDELNEIGVDGIIVQDLAAFDYIVNNFLDMEAHCSTQMGIDDLDGTLLFKELGAKRVVLSREVEIEKVKEIKRIAKIPLEIFVHGALCVSYSGNCLMSGLIGYRSGNRGRCVGSCRKEYELIDKTTDTSLGKNYILSTKDLNTIDYINDLKEIDSLKIEGRMKEPAYVANAVSKYRRALDNKITEEDKENLSKTFNRTFTKGYVFHEDIKDITNTLRPNNAGYEIGRISKIVKDMYEITLTRPLNQNDIIRISHNNEDVVLTVVKLYDKAGNLINKADDVCYIKIKEKISKGDLVYITKDNFYYKELESSLEKEFKRFNLDIRVYAYPDSKLIIDAEGLGFNYLYESEEILGEAINNPTTKEQVIKQFSRLNDTIFELNHVDFKECNAFIPAKLLNAARRDIVQGLYDLKLNSQKKRIKAVNAKEKISFAPKTPYLTVSVTTKEQYDACMSCGIKEIYFENVVRRNQNDYKEKEGQLLIGGYGGIYHYRKTNPFVTDYSLNVVNSTSCYELYRLGAKRVTLSYELNKRQIEDLINAYYEENDGYPALEMIVYGKAPLMFTKYCPLKKMNQCGICKTRSHELKDEHGTFPIISHDDCTTTILNGKTLNLLDEVQSIKGIEAFRLNFTVESKDQVVKTINEALSKLNGSMNKAVFNKETDTRGHFNKEIL; encoded by the coding sequence ATGACTGAATTATTAGCTCCAGCAGGAAGCATGGAAGCTTTAAAAGCGGCAATTTCCAATGGGTGTGATGCCATATACTTAGGAACTCAAAAATTTGGCGCACGTGCATACTCATCTAATTTTGATTTAGAATCGTTAAAAGAGGCTGTTACGTATGCGCACCTGAGGAATGTCAAAATCTATGTTACAATGAATACCATCGTTTTCGAAAACGAAGTTGAAGAGATGAAAGAGCAGGTGGACGAATTAAATGAAATCGGTGTCGATGGAATTATCGTCCAGGATCTGGCTGCTTTCGATTATATAGTTAATAACTTTCTTGATATGGAAGCACATTGTTCAACTCAAATGGGAATAGACGATTTAGACGGAACTTTATTATTTAAAGAACTTGGTGCTAAAAGAGTCGTTCTGTCCCGTGAGGTTGAGATTGAAAAAGTAAAAGAGATAAAAAGAATAGCTAAAATACCTTTAGAAATTTTTGTTCACGGCGCTCTATGTGTATCTTATTCTGGAAACTGTCTGATGTCTGGATTAATCGGCTATCGAAGCGGAAATCGCGGAAGATGTGTTGGTTCATGCCGTAAGGAGTATGAACTAATTGATAAGACAACAGATACATCTTTAGGGAAAAACTATATTCTATCTACTAAGGACTTAAACACAATCGATTATATCAATGATTTAAAAGAAATTGATTCTTTAAAAATAGAAGGTCGAATGAAAGAGCCTGCGTATGTTGCTAATGCTGTATCAAAATATCGCAGGGCCTTAGATAACAAAATAACCGAAGAAGATAAAGAAAATCTGAGCAAAACATTCAATAGAACCTTTACTAAGGGATATGTGTTTCACGAAGATATAAAAGATATTACAAACACCTTAAGACCTAATAATGCTGGTTATGAAATTGGTAGAATCAGCAAGATTGTTAAAGACATGTATGAAATAACTCTTACACGTCCTTTAAATCAAAACGATATAATCAGAATAAGTCATAACAATGAAGATGTTGTTTTAACTGTTGTAAAACTGTACGATAAAGCTGGCAATTTAATCAACAAAGCAGATGATGTCTGCTATATCAAAATCAAAGAAAAGATATCTAAGGGTGATTTAGTATATATAACGAAGGATAATTTCTATTACAAAGAGTTAGAGTCATCACTGGAAAAAGAATTTAAACGCTTTAACCTAGATATTAGAGTGTATGCATATCCAGATTCAAAGCTTATCATAGATGCGGAAGGCTTAGGCTTTAATTATTTATATGAAAGCGAGGAAATACTAGGCGAAGCAATTAATAATCCAACTACAAAAGAACAGGTAATAAAGCAATTTTCAAGATTAAATGATACTATATTCGAACTTAATCATGTAGATTTTAAGGAATGCAATGCATTTATTCCAGCCAAACTGCTAAATGCAGCAAGAAGAGATATTGTACAGGGCTTATATGACTTAAAGCTTAACAGCCAAAAGAAAAGAATCAAAGCTGTGAATGCAAAAGAAAAAATAAGCTTTGCCCCCAAAACACCATATCTTACGGTCTCTGTAACTACTAAGGAACAGTATGATGCTTGCATGAGCTGTGGAATTAAGGAAATCTATTTTGAAAACGTGGTTAGAAGAAACCAGAACGATTATAAGGAAAAAGAAGGGCAGCTGTTAATCGGAGGATATGGCGGAATTTACCACTACAGAAAAACTAATCCTTTTGTTACGGACTATTCTCTAAATGTTGTTAATTCTACTAGCTGCTATGAATTATATAGATTAGGCGCGAAACGAGTAACTTTATCTTATGAATTGAATAAGAGACAAATTGAAGATTTAATTAATGCCTATTATGAAGAAAATGACGGCTATCCTGCACTGGAAATGATTGTGTATGGCAAGGCTCCTTTGATGTTTACAAAATATTGTCCGCTGAAAAAAATGAATCAGTGCGGTATTTGCAAAACGAGGAGCCATGAGTTAAAAGATGAGCACGGAACCTTCCCTATCATTTCTCATGATGATTGTACAACGACTATCCTTAATGGGAAGACGCTTAATCTTTTAGATGAGGTGCAAAGCATAAAAGGAATCGAGGCATTCAGATTAAACTTCACAGTTGAATCAAAAGATCAGGTTGTGAAAACCATTAACGAGGCCTTAAGCAAATTAAATGGCTCAATGAATAAAGCTGTCTTTAATAAGGAAACAGACACAAGAGGACATTTTAATAAAGAGATTTTGTAG
- a CDS encoding Mut7-C RNAse domain-containing protein, which translates to MVAVKSHVTIRFYGELNDFLDAEDRQCDIDSYFYGIRSVKDLIESFSVPHVEVDLILVNGDSAGFERIVGDRDRVSVYPRFCNIEIDGIKKIHRSEQGGSRFVLDVHLGTLARYLRLLGFDADYDSLRDDPEIARIAHEEDRILLTRDRRLLMRNSVERGRIIRNKYPLLQVAEVLEHFGLCSDIKPFTRCIQCNGIIEPITLDSQEYKDIEGQIPPGVKSWCKEYQRCRGCGKIYWRGSHYDNMARLVDIIIERCSKSRGI; encoded by the coding sequence GTGGTAGCAGTGAAAAGCCATGTGACTATAAGATTCTACGGAGAACTGAACGACTTTCTGGATGCGGAAGACAGGCAATGCGACATAGACAGCTATTTTTACGGGATACGGTCTGTAAAAGATCTCATAGAGAGCTTCAGCGTGCCGCATGTGGAAGTCGACCTCATTCTTGTAAACGGCGACTCGGCCGGATTCGAGCGTATTGTCGGCGACCGCGACCGGGTGAGCGTGTACCCAAGATTTTGCAATATTGAAATAGATGGAATCAAGAAGATACATAGGAGCGAGCAGGGAGGAAGCAGATTCGTGCTCGATGTGCATCTTGGGACGCTTGCGCGCTATCTTAGGCTCCTTGGATTTGATGCGGACTACGACTCTCTACGTGATGATCCTGAGATTGCCCGTATTGCGCATGAAGAGGACAGGATACTCCTTACAAGGGACAGAAGGCTGCTTATGAGAAATAGCGTCGAAAGGGGACGTATAATAAGGAACAAGTATCCGCTGCTGCAGGTCGCTGAGGTGCTCGAACATTTTGGACTTTGCAGCGATATAAAGCCCTTTACTCGCTGCATACAGTGCAACGGAATCATAGAGCCTATAACGTTGGATTCGCAGGAATACAAGGATATTGAAGGCCAAATCCCGCCTGGCGTAAAGTCATGGTGCAAGGAGTACCAGCGCTGCAGGGGTTGCGGGAAGATATACTGGAGAGGAAGCCACTATGACAACATGGCACGGCTCGTGGACATAATTATAGAGAGGTGCTCAAAAAGCCGCGGAATCTGA
- a CDS encoding ATP-binding cassette domain-containing protein — MIQIEKLSYGFPAKDLYKEVSFTLEMGQHAAFIGSNGAGKSTLVDMIIHPDKYWYDGKIIKDESCRIGYARQFAVRDKEQECTVFEYLSEKFVENQKATLAVCDEMAVAEDVEPLFEQYQALSDAFEAMDGDNYENNIHKQLYVAGMRELEETKLSQLSGGEYKLLQIMREMLLSQNLLVLDEPDVFLDFGNLNGLCQLINGYKGTLLVITHNRYLLNHCFDKILHLENGDIQEYEGNYAEYRCSQLKEKLKLKLQSIEEQEEIERTEKMVDSLRTRATLVANPVIGSAVNAKQTQLDRLLARQIKAPFIELREPKIELQAIEVETGNTVLSITDYNVSFDESLLENINFELLSGEKVAIVGANGTGKTTLMRDILKNNHPSIHIDENTSYACLSQLKDENIDETKTVYELMENLGFETSESIREYLGKYCLEGDALKQKVGQLSGGEKNLLQIAMIANTNAELLILDEPTSHLDIYAQMALEKAISEYKGAVLMVSHDFYLVANCADYVLLVEDNTIRRMRTRSFRKMVYDKYFNQKYLEIDKKKQELEANITLAFKKNELKTVEKLCNQLEVLSAK; from the coding sequence ATGATTCAAATAGAAAAACTTTCCTATGGTTTCCCTGCAAAAGATTTATATAAAGAGGTTTCGTTTACATTGGAAATGGGGCAGCACGCTGCTTTTATTGGAAGCAATGGCGCTGGAAAATCAACTCTTGTTGATATGATTATTCATCCGGATAAGTATTGGTACGATGGAAAGATAATCAAAGATGAAAGTTGCCGTATTGGTTATGCCAGGCAGTTTGCTGTGAGAGATAAAGAGCAGGAATGCACTGTTTTTGAATATCTAAGTGAGAAATTCGTGGAAAATCAAAAAGCGACACTTGCAGTGTGTGATGAAATGGCAGTGGCTGAGGATGTGGAGCCCTTATTTGAGCAATATCAGGCTCTTTCAGACGCCTTTGAGGCCATGGACGGAGACAATTATGAAAACAATATCCATAAACAGCTATATGTAGCCGGTATGCGTGAATTAGAAGAAACAAAGCTATCGCAACTTAGTGGTGGAGAGTATAAATTACTTCAGATTATGAGAGAAATGTTATTATCTCAAAATCTTCTTGTTTTGGACGAACCGGATGTATTTCTTGATTTTGGCAACTTAAATGGACTTTGTCAGTTGATTAATGGTTATAAGGGCACATTATTGGTTATTACACATAACAGATATTTATTGAATCATTGTTTTGACAAGATTTTACATTTGGAAAACGGTGATATTCAGGAATATGAGGGCAACTATGCAGAATATCGTTGTTCCCAGCTAAAGGAAAAATTAAAACTTAAACTGCAGAGTATTGAAGAACAGGAAGAAATTGAGCGTACCGAGAAAATGGTTGATAGTCTGCGCACAAGAGCTACGCTGGTTGCTAATCCTGTTATTGGAAGCGCCGTAAATGCAAAGCAAACACAACTTGACCGTTTACTTGCAAGACAAATTAAGGCACCTTTTATTGAACTTCGTGAGCCAAAGATTGAATTGCAGGCAATAGAAGTTGAAACAGGGAATACTGTTTTAAGCATTACAGATTATAATGTTTCATTTGATGAAAGTTTATTGGAAAATATCAATTTTGAATTACTATCTGGCGAAAAAGTAGCCATCGTTGGTGCAAATGGTACAGGAAAAACTACTTTAATGCGCGATATCTTAAAGAATAACCATCCTTCCATCCATATCGATGAGAATACAAGCTATGCATGTTTATCTCAGCTTAAGGACGAGAATATAGATGAAACAAAAACGGTATACGAGCTTATGGAAAACTTGGGTTTTGAGACAAGTGAAAGTATCCGTGAGTATCTCGGGAAATATTGTTTGGAAGGTGATGCCTTAAAGCAGAAGGTAGGCCAGTTATCAGGCGGAGAAAAGAATTTGCTCCAAATTGCGATGATTGCAAATACAAATGCAGAACTTCTTATTCTTGATGAACCGACTAGCCATTTGGATATTTACGCACAAATGGCTCTGGAAAAAGCCATTTCCGAATATAAAGGGGCCGTACTCATGGTAAGCCATGATTTCTATCTTGTAGCTAATTGTGCGGATTATGTTTTACTTGTAGAAGACAATACTATTAGACGTATGCGTACACGTTCTTTCCGTAAAATGGTGTATGATAAGTATTTCAATCAGAAGTATTTAGAAATAGACAAGAAAAAACAAGAATTAGAAGCCAATATTACATTAGCCTTTAAAAAAAATGAGCTGAAAACCGTAGAAAAACTTTGCAATCAGTTAGAAGTACTTAGCGCTAAGTAG